In Deinococcus psychrotolerans, the genomic window CGGATGTTTTATCACCGCGCTTATGCGGCGCTGTATTTGGTGTCGGGCCGAGCACATTTGGCAGGCCCGCACAGCCGGGCAGACGTCGGGCTGGCCCGCGCCGCCGAGTTTCAATACGAGCTTGAGCATGCCCAGCGCTTGTCGGATCAAATCGCGGCGGCCCTGACGCACCGACCCTAACGCCTGAGACGCTCCTGAGACGCGGCCCATTTAGGCTGGGCCATGCCTTCACCGCCCCGACCGACACGCCTCGCTTATGTGCTGCGGCTGATTTGGGTCGCCGGACAGTGGCAGATCAGTTTGCAAAATGTCCGCACCGAAGAAAAACTGCTCTTCGAGGACTTGGCCGCTTTGCTGCGTTACCTCGAACACCTGCGGCTTGACGAGTTGCCGCGTGACGATTTACCCCGTGAAGGTGGACTGCGTTGAAGCGTGGCCCTGTTTGTGCTTAGTCCAAGTTCTGCGCCGCTTGGTCTCTGCGTAGCCTGTATCCTTGCCTCGCCTTGCCCGAGCAAGTTAGAATACCGGCTGCTGCCGGGGAGCGCTGTCAGCCCTGAGTGGGCTCAAGCGTTCCCGGCTGAAGGAGAGCAAGACAAATGATTAGCGTAACGGATCTCAGAAACGGCACTAAAGTGGAAATGGACGGCGGCTTGTGGGAGTGCCTCGATTACTCGCACCTCAAGATGGGGCGCGGCGGCGCGAAAGTCGTGACCAAGTTCCGCAATATGGAAACGGGCAGTATTGTTGACCGCACCTTCAACAGCACTGAAAAGCTGCAGGACATCTATGTGGAAGGCAAGCCGATGCAGTACCTCTACAAAGACGGCCAAGATTACATGTTCATGGACATGGAAACCTTCGAGCAAATCCATTTGTCGCCTGTACTGGCCGGTGACGCTGCCAAGTTCATGAAAGAGAACATGGAAATGGAAGTGACCATGTACGGTGAAAAGCCGCTCAAAATCACCTTGCCCAACCAAGTCATCTTGCAAATTGTCGAAACCGATCCTGGCATTCGCGGCGATACTGTTTCGGGCGGCACCAAGCCCGCCAAACTCGAAAGCGGCGCGACCGTGCAGGTGCCTCTGTTCGTCGAAAACGGCACTTCGGTGAAAGTGGATACCCGTACCGGCGAATACCTCAGCCGGGCGTAAGTCTCTTCACTGCGAGCGGGGTGGTCGTGCTGGCCGCCCCGCTCGCCTTGTGCTGAGTGCTCCCTTCGACGGGTATACCGAACCAGTGCGCCTACGGCCGTACGCTTCTGAGTGCCGGTAGCCCTTACAATTGAACTCGCAACACAGACTGCTCACGCCCGCTCACCGCGCCGCTGGAATTCATGCCGGATGCGGCGCAGTCCTTGGAGGGAAAAGAGCTTATGAACCCTGACGACCTGAAAAAGATTTTAGACGCCCTGAGTCAAGCCGATGTCCGTGAATTTGCCCTCAAGACCGGAGAGTTTGATCTGAGCCTCCGGCGCGGCCCGCAGGCCATGAGCGGTGCGTCGACCAATTTGCCAGCAGCCTCGGCTGCGCCCCAATCCGCCGCTCCGGCTCCCTCCGCCGCCCCAGTGGCTGCCGAGTCGCCTGCGGTCAGTACGGCCAGCGCCAGCGCTCCGGCCGCCGCTCCCGAAGCTGCTCCGGTGCCTGCCAAAGCCGCTGCTGTCGGCACGCCGCTCAAGGCTCCGATTGTCGGCACCTTCTATGCCAGCTCCAGCCCCGACGCTGCCGCTTACGTCAAGGTGGGCGACACGGTGGCCGCCGGACAAATCCTGTGCATCATCGAAGCCATGAAGCTGATGAACGAAATCGAAGCCGAGACCGGCGGCGTGGTGCGCGAAATCCTCGTGAAGAACGCCGAGCCGGTGGAATACGGACAAACGCTGTTTTTGATCGAGTGAGCTAGCGGTTGAAACCAGCTGAGTTTCGGCTTCGGCGATCAGTTTAAAGCGCTTGTTGCTCAGCGCTTCTTTATGTTTTGAAGGACACTGCATGTTCAAAAAAATACTCATCGCCAACCGTGGCGAAATTGCCCTGAGAATCATGCGAACGGCGCGGGAAATGGGCATTCAGACGGTGGTCGTTTATTCGCAGGCCGACGAGTCCAGCTTGCCGGTACTGCTGGCCGACGAATCGGTGTGCGTTGGCCCGGCGGCCAGCTCCGCTTCGTACCTCAACATTCCCAACATCCTCTCGGCGGCGCTGATGACCGGCGCGGAAGCCATTCATCCCGGTTACGGTTTTATGGCCGAGAACCCCGACTTTGCCGAGATGTGCCGCGAACACGGCATCGTTTTTATTGGCCCGACGCCGGAGAGCATGCGGGCGCTGGGCTCAAAAGCGGGCGGGCGCGAAATCGCTGCGCTCAGCAATGTGCCTGTCGTTCCCGGCACCGGCATTCTGGCGGACTTGGACGCCGCTGTTCTGGCCGCCAAGCAGATCGGCTATCCGGTGCTGCTCAAGGCCAGCGCGGGCGGCGGTGGGCGCGGCCAGAAGATCATCCGCACGCAAGACGAACTCAAAAAGGGTTTCGCTCAGGCGCAGGAAGAAGCGCGTCTGTACTTCAGTGACCCTGACCTCATCATGGAAAAGTTCCTGGAGGAGTTCCGGCACATCGAGGTGCAGGTGATGGGCGACGGGCAGGGGCACGTCATCCACATCGGCGAGCGCGACTGCTCGATTCAGCGCCGCAACCAAAAACTGATCGAAGAAGCGCCCAGCAACTTGCCCGCTTCGCTGCGCCAGGAAATTCTGGACGCGGGCGTGCGGCTGGCCAAGCACGTCAACTACGCTGGAGCCGGGACGCTGGAATTTATCGTCGACCGTGACGGCGGCTTTTATTTCATGGAAATGAACACCCGTATTCAAGTCGAACACTGCGTTTCGGAAATGATTTCGGGGCTCGATTTCGTAAAAATGCAGCTTCAGATCGCGGCGGGGGAAGGCTTACCCCTTCAGCAAGAGGACATCGTGTTGCGCGGCCACTCGATCGAATGCCGCCTCAACGCCGAAGACCCCGACAAGGATTTCCGGCCAGCGGCGGGCAAAATTCAGGAAGTCTATTTTCCCGGCGGCCCCGGCGTGCGCGTCGACAGCCACGTGTATGAGGGCTACAGCATTCCGCCGCATTACGATTCGCTGATCGGCAAGCTGATCGTCTGGCACGAGAGCCGCGATCAGGCCATTGCCCGTATGAGACGCGCCCTGCAAGAAGCGGTCATTGGCGGCCCCAAAACCACTATTCCGCTGTACATCCGCATTATGGACAATCCCTTTTACAAGCGCGGCGCAGTGATGACCAATTTCCTCAAAACCCGTATGGACATGTAAGGTTTTGGGCTTGTTGATCAACATTTGAATCTGTGTGAGGTCGATGAGGTAAAAGCAGAGGGCGCTTCGGCGCTCTTTTTTGCTGCTCGTCTTAAACTGAAGCGGTGAGTGAGCTTAGCCGCCGTGACGCCCGGCTCTCGCAGGTTGCCGTTTTGGCTTGGCCGCTTGACCCCTTACTGGACGCTTTTGCGCTGCCGAACACCGCCGCCATGCTGGATATCGGCGCGGGGGAAGGCCAACTCCTTGAGCGTTTGCGCCAGCGTGGGCACAGCGGTCTGCTGATCAGTCTCGACCCTGTGCAGAGGCCGGGGCAAGTAGCCGGCCACGCTGAAAACTTGCCCTTCCCCAGCGCCCAGTTCGACGCGGCGCTGCTGATTCGCGTGTTGCTGCATGTCCCTGCTCCGGCGCGGGCACTCGCAGAGGCTTGGCGCGTTCTGGACGCTGGCTGAGCTTTTAGGTATTGAACCAGAAGCAGCAGACAAATACTCCTTGCCCCACCTTACTGCCCGTCTTCTAACCTCAGCACGTCCCCGAACGGAAAGCCGTTATCCTCCAGCCCGCCCGCTGGCACCACCCACAGGGTCGGCACGCGGGGAGCGGCTGTCGGGAAGTCGCCGTAGCCGTCGGTCAGGTAGATAATCACGTCCGGCTCGGCTGTTTCGGCGGCCTTGAAGACCGGCCTGAAGTCGGTGCCGCCGCCGCCCTGGGGCGCTGGAACCTCGTCACCCGCCCGCAGCTCATAAGGGCCGTAGGCTTCGGTGTCGGCGTAGTACAGCGTGGCCTGAACGTGCGGATACGCGCCCAGAACACCCTGCACCTCGCCAATCAGCGCCCGCACCGCCTCGTCGTCCACGCTGCCGGACGTGTCTACTGCGATCAAGGCACGCAAACTTTCGTCGTCCAGCGCTTCCAGGTACATCCCGCGCCCGATAAAGCGCCGATCAAAGCCGCCGAAGTCCACGGGGGTGCGGGCCAGAAAGCGCCAGAGTTGCGATTTCCAGTCGAGTCTGGCGGGTTCTAGGCGGCGCAGCTCACGGTGCAGGCCCAGCGGGTCGTCGCCCTTTCCGAGCATGGCTTCCACGCTGCGGGCCTGAGCCAGCGCCTGTCCCCATTGCCGCTTGGCATCGTCGCCAGAACGCTGGCCTTTGGGCGGGGCGTCGCTGGGCGGGCCGTCCATCAAATCGTCGTCCCCGTCGCTGCCGCCGTTGCCCTCGCCGTCTTCGCCCTCACCTTCACCCAGCGCGGTATAAACCTCCTCCACGCTGAGCTGCTCCATGTGGTCGTCGCGCGGCGCGTCCGGCGGGATGGGCAAGCCCGCCTGCGCCACCATGCCGTTGACGATCAGGTTGGCGGCGCGGTTCCATTTCTTTTTTTCGCGGGGGCCGCGCCTCGGCACGTGAGACAGGGCCGCGTGAAGGACTTCGTGCAGCAGCAAACCGTCAAAGCTGTCGGGCGTGAGGGTGGCGGCGTTTTCGGGATTGACATAGACCCGCTCGCCGTCGGTTCCGGCCAGCAGCACCTCGCGGCTCGGCACGATGTCGGCGTGCAGCAGCAAGGTGGCAAAAAAAGCGCTTTTGCCGCGCAGCCGCAGCCGTGAGCCGGAGACGAGGCGCTCGAACTGGGGATCAGACATGGGCAGGGGGCACGTGAGGGAGTGGGGAAGTTGCTCTGAAGGCGACTCCACTCACGCTTCCGCCAGTTCCGCTGCGTTTCCCACCAAATCGGCGAGTTCGGGGTCGCGCTGCATCAGTTCCACCAGGTCGGCGAGGTGGCCCTGCGCCTGAAATTTGCTCACGAGGGTCGCCACGTAAAGCTGCAACCACTCCGGCCCCGCGCCCGCTGCCAGCCAGCGAAAAGCGTTGTAGGCCTGCGCGGCGTCTCTGGCGCGTGCAGCCAATCCCACCACCGCCGCGTAGCGCACGCTGGGTTCCGGCGGCAGTCTCAGGCCCAGCCCGCCGCCGTCGAGCACGTCACCCAAGTCGGGAAGCTGCTCGTAGAGGCGCACGAAGGCCACGAACTCTGCGCCCGCCGCTTCACCCACTGCCGGCGCGACGTCCAGCTTCCCGCGCCACAAAGCCGAGGCCATTTCCCAGGCGCGGGGACTGGGCCAAGCCGGTTGGGTGGGGTCAAGGCGGTGGAGCAGTTCGGGCCTGAAGGTCAAAAAGGCGATGATCTGTTCGTGCAGGCTCTTGCCCAGCGCGTAACTGCGCCACGAATCAAAGTCGCTGCGAACCGTCAGATGCAGGAAGCGGTTGGCGAGCGGCGCGGGCATGTCGAACACGCTGGCGCGGTCTTCTTTGCGGTTGCCCGCCGCCCAGACAAACCAGTGCGGCGGCAGTTCGTAGCTGCCCACTTTGCGGTCCAAAATGAGTTGCTGAGCCATGCCCTGCATGGTGGGCGGGGCCATGTTGACTTCGTCCAAAAAGAGAATGCCGCGCCCGCCGGTCGGCAAAAATTCGGGGGGATACCAGCGCGAGATGCCGTGCTCAGCCACCGGCAGGCCGCGCAGATCGGTGGGCGCGAGTTGCGATAAGCGCACGTCCACGAATTCAAGGTCGTTGGCGGCGGCGATTTGCGCCACGATGCTGGATTTGCCCACGCCGGGCGGCCCCCAGATCATGGTAGACAGCGGCAGATTTTGCTCGACGATGGCCGATAAGTAGCGTTGCAGTTCAACAGGGGTCAGGGACAAAGAAGTTCCTCCGGTGCGCGGCTCACTGTCGCGGGCCACAAAGTCAGGTACGAGCTTAGCGCCTGCGGGTTGCGGCAAAAGGGCAGTGAGGCCGCAAGTCATAAGACGGGGTCAGAAAAGTGCTTTAAAGTTGGGCGTCCCTGCGCCGCCGCCTGCTCCATGACGGGCCGCTTCATTTCGTTCACGGCGGCAACGCCCAAACACCGTGCCAACACTCAAAAGCCCCAACCCTCTAGCCGCTATACTTTGACTCAGTTCAAATTGACTTCGCTCTCCTTCCCGTTCCCGTTTGCCTCGGAGGTTTACCCGTGCTGCCGCTCAGTTCTAAGATTTTGTTTTTTGTGTTCGCGCTCGTCTTTGGGGGTCTCGGCGCTTGGGGCTTTTACCGACTTTATCTGCGGATTCGGCGCGGTGCTCCCGCTTCCGAAACGCGCTTTGATGTGCTGGGCGGGCGAATCGTCTCGGCGCTGGTGGTGGCACTGACCCAGGAGCGCACCTTTCGCCGCCGCAGCACCATCAGTATCTTTCACGCTTTTATTTTCTACGGCTTCGCTTATTACCTGTTGGTCAATTTGGTGGACGGTCTGGAAGGCTATTTCCATTTTGTGATCACGTCCAACCATATCTGGGGCAAAATCTATAACTCGCTGGCGGATATCTTGAGCTTCTTGGTGCTGTTGGGTGTCGTCGGCTTGGTGGTGCGCCGCCTTTTCTTGCCTTCCAAACGTGACTTCCGGTTTAACGGCAAAAGCCTGCTGCACCCACTGGTCAAAAACAATTACATTCTGCGCGATTCTTTAATTGTCAGCGCTTTTATTTGCTTTCATGTCGGCAGCCGTATTCTTGGGCAGGGCGCTAAGTTAGAACTGGAAGGCGGTGACGTTTGGCAGCCCTTTTCAAGCTGGGTGGGCAGCACACTGTTCGGCGGCGCTTCTGAGTCGGCGCTTTACAACTGGCGGGTCTTCGGCTACTGGGGAGCGCTCGGCTCAGTGTTGGCCTTCTTGGCTTACTTTCCATATACCAAGCATATTCACATTTTCATGGCTCCGCTCAATTACGCTTTCAAACGCACCGCCAACTCCGGCACCTTGCCGCCGATGAAAGGTCTAGAAGCGGCAATGGAAAGTGAAGATCCCAAAATCGGCGTAGAAAAGCTGGAAGACTTGGAATGGCCGCGTTTGTTAGATGCTTACGCCTGTATTCAGTGCAACCGCTGTCAGGATGTTTGTCCGGCCAATGCCACAGGCAAGGCGCTGAGTCCGGCGGCATTGGAAATCAACAAACGGATGCAGCTCAATGAAATTGCCTCGCATCCCAGCCCCTTTACGATGAAAACAGCCAGCTTTGAACAGGGTGGCCTGACTGAACTGCCGATGCTGGAGTTTGCCATCAGCGAGGAAGCGGTCTGGGCCTGCACGACTTGCGGCGCTTGTATGCAAGTCTGCCCGGTTCAAGATGAACAGATGCTCGACATCATCGATATTCGCCGCCATCAGGTGATGGTCGCGGGCGAATTTCCGCCGCAGCTTCAAAGTGCTTTCCGGGGTATGGAGCGGGCGCAAAACCCCTGGGGCCTGTCGCGGGACAAGCGGTTCGAGTGGGCCGACGGCCTGAAAGTGCCGACCATCGACGAAAACCCCGAACCCGACATCATCTACTGGGTGGGCTGCGCGGCCAGCTACGATCCGGGCGCTCAGAAAGTGGCCCGCAGCTTTGTGCAACTGCTCGACAAAGCTGGGGTGAATTACGCGGTGCTGGGCAAAAAAGAAGCCTGTACCGGAGACAGCGCCCGCCGCGCCGGAAACGAATTTTTGTATCAGACGCTGGCTGAAGAGAATATTCAGACGCTCAATCAGGTGCGGCCCAAACTGATCGTGGCGACTTGCCCGCACTGCATGAACATCATCGGCAACGAGTATCCGCAGCTCGGCGGGCATTACCAGACCATGCACCACACCGAGTATTTGGAAACACTGGTGGCGGGCGGGCAGCTCCAAACCGCGCCGCTCTCGGCTTCGGTGACGTACCACGATCCTTGCTATCTGGGCCGCCACAACGGGGTCTATGACGCGCCGCGCCACGTCATTCAGAGTATGGGCATCGAAATTTTGGAATTGGAGCGCAGCCGCGAGAATTCGTTTTGCTGCGGTGCGGGCGGAGCACAGTTTTGGAAGGAAGAGGAAGCAGGCGAGCAGCGCATCTCCGACAACCGCTTTGAGGAAATTCAGAGCCGCTTGGACTCTGCTACTGCCGCTGCCAAGGAAGGCAAGGTGTTGGCGGTGGGCTGCCCCTTTTGCAAATCCATGCTGGCGAGCACACCCACCAAGCAGGGCCGTGACGACATCGTGATCAAGGATGTGGCCGAACTCCTGCTGGAAAGCGTGCAACGGGCGGCGGGCGAGTGGCAAGAAGCCGCGCCTGCCCCCGCCGCTGAGCCGGTGGCCGTGCCGATTGCCGAGCTTCCCGTCGCTGACGGACACGGCGAAATTAGCGCCGACGCGCCGGACGCGGTGGTGGGCGAGACAGCTTCCGAAGTGATCAACGAGCAGCCGGAAGAACCGGCCCAGCCCGCACCCACCCGCAAGAAATGGGGCCAGAAGGATGAGGTCAGCATCGCGCCTGTGGGGGACGTACCGCCAGCCGAAGCCGAGCCTGTTCGCAAGAAATGGAGCAAAAAGGACGACGTGAGCGCTGAAGTCGCGCCCATTGAAGCTCAGCCGGTGGGCAGTGCCGAGCCTGCGCCGACCCGCAAAAAATGGGGCCAGCAAGATGACATCAGCGTTGAGTTGCCGCCCAGTGAAACCGCTGCACTCAGCACCGAAGCGGCTCCCGTTCGCAAAAAGTGGGGCAAGGCCGCACAGGATGACGTAAGCGCCGCGCCTGTGGTCGAAACCCCTACGCCTGAACTGACTTCGCCTACTGCCGAGCGTCCCAAATGGAAACCTGCTCAGGCCAAAGCCGAGCCTGCTCAAACTGGGGAGCAAGCGGTGAGCGAACCAGTACCTACTGCCACCGAGCGCCCCAAATGGCAAGCCGGTAAACCTAAAGCCGAGGCAGACACGAAAGAGGTTGAGTCTACTCCAATCGAAACGGCTCTCCAAGCGGAAGCAACTGCCCAAAATGCAGAGCGCCCCAAATGGAAGCCCGCCGCTGCCAAAGCGCCCGCGCCCGAGGCCAGCGAACTGAAAGCCGTTCCCACGCCAGCCGTTCAAGCGGAATCTGTTCAGCCTAGCCCGGAGACTCCTCCCGCTGAGCGCCCCAAGTGGCAGCCCAAAGCCAAAGTGGAGGCCACATCAGCGCCAACGCAGACGGTGAACCTCGAACCCGTTCAAGAGAAACCCACCGAAGATTTGGCCCAGCCCGACGCCGTCACCCAGCCTGAAACAGGGCGCAAAAAGTGGACGCCTAAGAAGTAATTTTGGGTTTCGCTTTCGTTTATCCCGTTCTCCTTTCTAATCCCACATTACCTGTACGGGTTTCGGGAGTAGAATGGTCGCATGTGGGTTTCGACCAAAGCTCAGTACGGCCTCCGCGCACTCATTGACATCGGTCAGCGGCCAGGGGCAGCCGTGCCGCTCAAAGATGTCTCGGATCGCCAGGGCATCAGCCAGCATTACCTTGAGCAAATCGCCGCCAACTTGCGCCGCGCCGGATTTATTCGCAGCGTGCGCGGCGCTCACGGCGGGTACATCCTGTCGCGCCCGCCGCAGCAGATCAGCGCTTGGGACGTGGTGGTGGCGATGGAGGGCAGTATCGCGCCGGTGGCCTGCGTGGAAGACGAGCATTCGTGTGACCGCACTGGCGGCTGCTCCACCGAAGGGCTGTGGCGGCGAGTCGACAACGCCATTCGCGGCGTGCTCGGCAATGCCAGCTTGGCCGATTTGATGGCCGAAGAAGTGCAGGCTCAGCACGGGCAACTGGTGCAGTTCGGGGCGTTGCCGCCACACCTGTAGGGAACTGAAGGGCAAAGTAGGCAGCCGCGCCGCGTTATCCTGCTCGGTATGTACGCTCGCCTCAAACCGCTTCTTTTTCAATTAGACGCTGAACAAGCCCACCACCTGACCATGACCGCCTGCGCGGTGGCGGGGCACGTTCCGGCCTTGCCGACGCTGCTCGGCGCACTGACCCGCCCTGTTGCGGGTCAGCTGAGCCAAAACCTGTGGGGCCTACCCTTCGCCTCGCCCATCGGCTTGGCGGCGGGGCTAGACAAAAACGCTGAGGCAGTGGGCGTGTTTTCCAATCTGGGCTTTGGCTTTTTGGAAGTCGGAACCGTGACCCCGCGCCCTCAGACGGGCAACAAGCAGCCACGCCTGTTCCGTTTGCCGAGCGATGAGGCGCTGATCAACCGGATGGGCTTTAACAATCTCGGTCTGGAGATGCTGGAGCGCCGCCTGCGAGGCCGCCATGCCGTGCCGATCTGGGCCAATATCGGCAAGAACAAA contains:
- the efp gene encoding elongation factor P, producing the protein MISVTDLRNGTKVEMDGGLWECLDYSHLKMGRGGAKVVTKFRNMETGSIVDRTFNSTEKLQDIYVEGKPMQYLYKDGQDYMFMDMETFEQIHLSPVLAGDAAKFMKENMEMEVTMYGEKPLKITLPNQVILQIVETDPGIRGDTVSGGTKPAKLESGATVQVPLFVENGTSVKVDTRTGEYLSRA
- the accB gene encoding acetyl-CoA carboxylase biotin carboxyl carrier protein — encoded protein: MNPDDLKKILDALSQADVREFALKTGEFDLSLRRGPQAMSGASTNLPAASAAPQSAAPAPSAAPVAAESPAVSTASASAPAAAPEAAPVPAKAAAVGTPLKAPIVGTFYASSSPDAAAYVKVGDTVAAGQILCIIEAMKLMNEIEAETGGVVREILVKNAEPVEYGQTLFLIE
- the accC gene encoding acetyl-CoA carboxylase biotin carboxylase subunit, whose translation is MFKKILIANRGEIALRIMRTAREMGIQTVVVYSQADESSLPVLLADESVCVGPAASSASYLNIPNILSAALMTGAEAIHPGYGFMAENPDFAEMCREHGIVFIGPTPESMRALGSKAGGREIAALSNVPVVPGTGILADLDAAVLAAKQIGYPVLLKASAGGGGRGQKIIRTQDELKKGFAQAQEEARLYFSDPDLIMEKFLEEFRHIEVQVMGDGQGHVIHIGERDCSIQRRNQKLIEEAPSNLPASLRQEILDAGVRLAKHVNYAGAGTLEFIVDRDGGFYFMEMNTRIQVEHCVSEMISGLDFVKMQLQIAAGEGLPLQQEDIVLRGHSIECRLNAEDPDKDFRPAAGKIQEVYFPGGPGVRVDSHVYEGYSIPPHYDSLIGKLIVWHESRDQAIARMRRALQEAVIGGPKTTIPLYIRIMDNPFYKRGAVMTNFLKTRMDM
- a CDS encoding class I SAM-dependent methyltransferase, with the protein product MSELSRRDARLSQVAVLAWPLDPLLDAFALPNTAAMLDIGAGEGQLLERLRQRGHSGLLISLDPVQRPGQVAGHAENLPFPSAQFDAALLIRVLLHVPAPARALAEAWRVLDAG
- a CDS encoding DUF2201 family putative metallopeptidase, which gives rise to MSDPQFERLVSGSRLRLRGKSAFFATLLLHADIVPSREVLLAGTDGERVYVNPENAATLTPDSFDGLLLHEVLHAALSHVPRRGPREKKKWNRAANLIVNGMVAQAGLPIPPDAPRDDHMEQLSVEEVYTALGEGEGEDGEGNGGSDGDDDLMDGPPSDAPPKGQRSGDDAKRQWGQALAQARSVEAMLGKGDDPLGLHRELRRLEPARLDWKSQLWRFLARTPVDFGGFDRRFIGRGMYLEALDDESLRALIAVDTSGSVDDEAVRALIGEVQGVLGAYPHVQATLYYADTEAYGPYELRAGDEVPAPQGGGGTDFRPVFKAAETAEPDVIIYLTDGYGDFPTAAPRVPTLWVVPAGGLEDNGFPFGDVLRLEDGQ
- a CDS encoding ATP-binding protein gives rise to the protein MSLTPVELQRYLSAIVEQNLPLSTMIWGPPGVGKSSIVAQIAAANDLEFVDVRLSQLAPTDLRGLPVAEHGISRWYPPEFLPTGGRGILFLDEVNMAPPTMQGMAQQLILDRKVGSYELPPHWFVWAAGNRKEDRASVFDMPAPLANRFLHLTVRSDFDSWRSYALGKSLHEQIIAFLTFRPELLHRLDPTQPAWPSPRAWEMASALWRGKLDVAPAVGEAAGAEFVAFVRLYEQLPDLGDVLDGGGLGLRLPPEPSVRYAAVVGLAARARDAAQAYNAFRWLAAGAGPEWLQLYVATLVSKFQAQGHLADLVELMQRDPELADLVGNAAELAEA
- a CDS encoding heterodisulfide reductase-related iron-sulfur binding cluster produces the protein MLPLSSKILFFVFALVFGGLGAWGFYRLYLRIRRGAPASETRFDVLGGRIVSALVVALTQERTFRRRSTISIFHAFIFYGFAYYLLVNLVDGLEGYFHFVITSNHIWGKIYNSLADILSFLVLLGVVGLVVRRLFLPSKRDFRFNGKSLLHPLVKNNYILRDSLIVSAFICFHVGSRILGQGAKLELEGGDVWQPFSSWVGSTLFGGASESALYNWRVFGYWGALGSVLAFLAYFPYTKHIHIFMAPLNYAFKRTANSGTLPPMKGLEAAMESEDPKIGVEKLEDLEWPRLLDAYACIQCNRCQDVCPANATGKALSPAALEINKRMQLNEIASHPSPFTMKTASFEQGGLTELPMLEFAISEEAVWACTTCGACMQVCPVQDEQMLDIIDIRRHQVMVAGEFPPQLQSAFRGMERAQNPWGLSRDKRFEWADGLKVPTIDENPEPDIIYWVGCAASYDPGAQKVARSFVQLLDKAGVNYAVLGKKEACTGDSARRAGNEFLYQTLAEENIQTLNQVRPKLIVATCPHCMNIIGNEYPQLGGHYQTMHHTEYLETLVAGGQLQTAPLSASVTYHDPCYLGRHNGVYDAPRHVIQSMGIEILELERSRENSFCCGAGGAQFWKEEEAGEQRISDNRFEEIQSRLDSATAAAKEGKVLAVGCPFCKSMLASTPTKQGRDDIVIKDVAELLLESVQRAAGEWQEAAPAPAAEPVAVPIAELPVADGHGEISADAPDAVVGETASEVINEQPEEPAQPAPTRKKWGQKDEVSIAPVGDVPPAEAEPVRKKWSKKDDVSAEVAPIEAQPVGSAEPAPTRKKWGQQDDISVELPPSETAALSTEAAPVRKKWGKAAQDDVSAAPVVETPTPELTSPTAERPKWKPAQAKAEPAQTGEQAVSEPVPTATERPKWQAGKPKAEADTKEVESTPIETALQAEATAQNAERPKWKPAAAKAPAPEASELKAVPTPAVQAESVQPSPETPPAERPKWQPKAKVEATSAPTQTVNLEPVQEKPTEDLAQPDAVTQPETGRKKWTPKK
- a CDS encoding RrF2 family transcriptional regulator, producing MWVSTKAQYGLRALIDIGQRPGAAVPLKDVSDRQGISQHYLEQIAANLRRAGFIRSVRGAHGGYILSRPPQQISAWDVVVAMEGSIAPVACVEDEHSCDRTGGCSTEGLWRRVDNAIRGVLGNASLADLMAEEVQAQHGQLVQFGALPPHL